The following proteins are co-located in the Eriocheir sinensis breed Jianghai 21 chromosome 1, ASM2467909v1, whole genome shotgun sequence genome:
- the LOC127004390 gene encoding MAP kinase-activated protein kinase 2-like yields MEEPMMVDQVEEAGSRGRPGHCSTLQTKTNPIIEDYSISSNVLGLGINGKVVECFSKKDNTKYALKVLKDSHKSRREVDLHCRGSACPHVVGIIDVYENVYNNQKCLLVVMECMEGGELFQRIQDRADGAFTEREAACIIREICVAVQHLHLLNIAHRDLKPENLLYTSLNEDATLKLTDFGFAKETFSKESLQTPCYTPYYVAPEVLGPEKYDKSCDIWSLGVIMYILLCGFPPFYSNHGHAISPGMKKRIRTGQYAFPNPEWANVSQDAKELIKGMLRTDPEERFTIFDIMKNKWIVQYTEVPQTPLYTSKVLREEGDLWQEVQDEMTRSLATMRVDYDTLQIKTLDHANNSLLSKRRKKTDK; encoded by the exons ATGGAGGAGCCCATGATGGTGGACCAGGTGGAGGAGGCGGGGTCCAGGGGCCGGCCAGGTCACTGCAGCACCCTTCAGACCAAGACCAACCCTATTATTGAGGACTACAGCATCTCCAGCAACGTCCTCGGCCTGGGCATCAACGGCAAGGTGGTGGAGTGCTTCAGCAAGAAGGACAACACCAAGTACGCCCTGAAG GTGTTGAAGGACAGCCACAAATCAAGGCGGGAGGTTGACCTGCACTGCCGCGGCTCAGCGTGTCCGCACGTTGTGGGAATCATTGATGTCTATGAGAATGTCTACAACAATCAAAAGTGCTTGTTAGTAGTCATGGAATG CATGGAGGGCGGGGAACTATTCCAACGAATTCAGGACAGAGCAGATGGAGCTTTTACTGAGCGAGAAGCAGCTTGCATCATCAGGGAGATCTGTGTGGCTGTGCAGCACCTCCATCTGCTCAACATTGCTCACAGGGACCTCAAGCCGGAGAACTTGCTCTACACCAGCCTGA atgAGGATGCTACATTGAAGCTGACTGACTTTGGATTTGCTAAAGAAACATTTTCCAAGGAGTCCTTACAGACGCCATGTTATACTCCATATTATGTTG CTCCTGAGGTGCTGGGACCAGAGAAGTATGACAAGAGCTGTGATATTTGGTCCTTAGGGGTCATAATGTACATCCT GCTTTGTGGATTCCCTCCATTCTACAGCAATCATGGCCATGCAATATCTCCCGGCATGAAGAAGAGAATTCGCACCGGGCAGTATGCATTTCCTAACCCCGAATGGGCCAACGTTAGCCAAGATGCCAAAGAACTCATTAAGGGGATGCTGCGCACAGACCCTGAAGAACGCTTCACCATCTTTGACATTATGAAGAACAAGTGGATTGTT CAATACACTGAAGTGCCCCAGACTCCACTGTACACGTCCAAGGTGCTGCGAGAGGAGGGAGACCTGTGGCAGGAAGTTCAGGATGAAATGACGCGTTCCCTGGCCACCATGCGGGTGGACTACGACACGCTGCAGATAAAGACTCTAGATCACGCCAACAATTCTCTCCTTAGCAAACGACGCAAGAAGACAGATAAGT
- the LOC127004016 gene encoding chitobiosyldiphosphodolichol beta-mannosyltransferase-like, translated as MEDRMSDTEEKLRDKVTVVVLGDLGHSPRMNYHALSLSKEGYEVNLVGFAGSKPQLEILNDEHITLTYMRPFPHITLPRLLAFVFKVVWQSMILFFTLLTATRSKYLLLQNPPGVPAMPVCWFYCFISRTKFFVDWHNYGYSILALTLRKNHPLVFIYGLIEKIFGKLASGGLCVTKAMKIDLADNWGITRITVLYDRPAERFHPITVEEKHDLFMKLSSTYPCFSSDSPDKTVFTERYADGRVTECEDRPALVVSSTSWTEDEDFSILFHALEDYEHVRQEFPDHYPPLIVAVTGKGPMKAYYTSLIAEKQWVHVAVITPWMTAEDYPKLLASADLGVCLHYSSSGLDLPMKVVDMFGSGLPVVAIEYPALPELVHHNENGMVFKSTEELANLLQDWFRGFPKETAIKETYYDFYKNIENFRKLTWHSCWTCNALPLFSETVTTKG; from the coding sequence ATGGAGGACAGGATGAGTGACACTGAAGAAAAGCTGCGTGAcaaggtgactgtggtggtgttgggagACCTTGGCCACTCCCCTCGCATGAACTaccacgcactctctctctccaaagaagGATATGAAGTGAATCTAGTGGGATTTGCCGGGTCAAAGCCGCAGTTAGAAATACTAAATGATGAGCACATTACGCTTACTTACATGAGACCTTTTCCACACATCACATTGCCAAGGCTTTTAGCATTTGTTTTTAAGGTTGTCTGGCAATCAATGATATTGTTTTTCACACTGTTAACAGCAACAAGGAGCAAATATCTTCTCCTTCAGAATCCGCCCGGTGTCCCTGCAATGCCTGTTTGctggttttattgttttattagcAGAACAAAGTTCTTTGTTGACTGGCACAACTACGgctattccattcttgcacttaCGCTGAGAAAGAATCACCCTTTAGTGTTTATTTATGGTCTTATTGAAAAAATCTTTGGAAAGCTTGCTAGCGGAGGACTTTGTGTGACCAAGGCCATGAAAATTGATCTTGCAGATAACTGGGGCATCACAAGGATAACAGTGTTGTACGACCGCCCAGCAGAAAGGTTTCACCCAATTACTGTTGAGGAAAAACATGATCTTTTCATGAAGCTTTCATCTACATACCCTTGCTTCTCAAGTGACTCTCCTGACAAGACTGTCTTCACTGAGAGGTATGCCGACGGCAGAGTTACTGAGTGTGAGGACCGGCCGGCCCTAGTCGTGTCCTCCACCAGCTGGACGGAGGACGAGGACTTCTCGATTCTCTTTCATGCCCTGGAGGATTATGAACATGTGCGGCAGGAGTTTCCCGACCACTACCCTCCACTTATAGTCGCTGTTACAGGAAAGGGCCCCATGAAGGCCTACTACACCTCACTCATAGCAGAGAAGCAATGGGTACATGTGGCTGTTATTACTCCTTGGATGACTGCAGAAGATTATCCAAAGTTATTAGCCTCTGCTGACCTTGGAGTTTGTCTCCACTATTCTTCCTCAGGTCTAGACTTGCCCATGAAGGTGGTGGACATGTTTGGCAGCGGACTGCCGGTTGTAGCCATTGAGTACCCTGCGCTGCCGGAGCTGGTGCATCACAATGAAAATGGCATGGTGTTTAAAAGCACGGAGGAGCTTGCTAACCTGCTGCAAGACTGGTTTCGTGGATTCCCGAAAGAGACTGCCATAAAGGAAACCTACTATGACTTCTATAAGAATATTGAAAACTTTAGAAAGTTGACTTGGCACTCCTGCTGGACCTGTAATGCCCTGCCTTTGTTCAGTGAAACAGTGACAACGAAAGGTTAG